A window of the Schlesneria paludicola DSM 18645 genome harbors these coding sequences:
- the dinB gene encoding DNA polymerase IV encodes MRKIIHIDMDAFYASVEQRDRPDLRGKPVAVGYSEQRGVVAAASYEARTFGVRSAMSSAAARSRCPELIFVAPRFDVYRSISHDIKQIYYEYTPKVEPVAFDEAYLDVTESLQGETTAWMTAREIRARIFELTGLTASAGVSFNKFLAKLASGYKKPNSQFAILPGDAEAFLAGLSVSRFHGIGPVTAKKMSDLGIHTGADLKAQSVELLRQHFGRIGEWYYGIARGEDSRSVEHARIRKSFSSETTFRQDLEQLADIEAQVLALAEDVWQWCDGTQMFGRTVTVKFRFADFQRITRSRSEREYVDRPELLREICVGLVRSVFPLRQAIRLVGVGISNFRPKIDGKAHQLNLGFDE; translated from the coding sequence GTGCGAAAGATCATTCACATCGATATGGACGCGTTTTATGCGTCCGTTGAACAACGGGATCGCCCTGACCTCCGTGGGAAGCCCGTGGCGGTGGGATATTCCGAACAACGAGGTGTTGTCGCCGCGGCCAGTTATGAAGCACGTACGTTTGGAGTTCGTTCTGCGATGTCCTCGGCCGCAGCACGAAGCCGATGTCCAGAACTGATTTTCGTGGCGCCACGGTTCGACGTCTACCGCTCAATTTCGCACGACATCAAACAGATCTACTACGAATACACCCCCAAGGTCGAGCCGGTTGCGTTTGATGAAGCCTATCTGGATGTGACCGAAAGCCTGCAGGGTGAGACCACGGCCTGGATGACCGCTCGCGAAATTCGGGCTCGAATCTTTGAACTCACGGGACTCACGGCATCGGCAGGGGTGTCGTTCAATAAGTTTCTGGCCAAGCTGGCGTCGGGGTACAAAAAACCGAACAGTCAGTTCGCCATCTTGCCCGGCGATGCAGAAGCGTTCTTGGCGGGATTGTCCGTCAGCCGATTTCATGGGATCGGACCCGTCACAGCCAAGAAGATGAGTGACCTGGGAATCCATACAGGTGCCGACCTGAAAGCTCAATCGGTGGAGCTACTGCGGCAGCACTTTGGCAGGATTGGGGAATGGTATTACGGGATCGCACGCGGTGAGGATTCCAGATCCGTCGAACATGCCCGCATTCGAAAATCGTTCAGTTCAGAAACGACGTTCCGCCAAGATCTCGAACAGCTTGCTGACATTGAAGCACAGGTGCTGGCCTTGGCGGAGGATGTTTGGCAATGGTGCGACGGGACGCAGATGTTTGGTCGGACCGTCACGGTGAAATTTCGATTCGCTGATTTTCAGCGGATCACTCGAAGTCGCAGCGAACGCGAGTACGTTGATCGCCCTGAACTGCTGCGAGAAATCTGCGTCGGGCTCGTGCGCTCTGTGTTTCCGCTGCGGCAAGCGATTCGACTGGTTGGAGTCGGGATCTCGAATTTCAGGCCGAAAATAGACGGCAAGGCTCACCAACTGAATCTGGGATTTGATGAATGA